The Branchiostoma lanceolatum isolate klBraLanc5 chromosome 12, klBraLanc5.hap2, whole genome shotgun sequence DNA segment GACGGCGCCGCGCGGTTTGCACAGGCATGACAGATCGGGGGTTGTTCAAACATGGCGGAGAAAGGAGAGAGCGCTGTTCACTGAAACACTCGCCTATCGACGACCGGCTGGACCAACAGCGCTAATGTATattgatctgttcatacatctacacatgtaaaAAAAGCGAGAAGAAggtgactctactggattagcttatcttatcactttcgtctaccttGTAGGTTTAAACtagtatgtactgtatataaaatatttcagtgtatatgtcacttacatgttagttaggtttatgtgacgacctgtatctagcccctcggggcacaaatgtacaataagggtcttcattcattcattataaaacCTCAGGAATACAATCTCTAGTATTCTCTACCCTTTTAGCCACAGCAACCCTCTTCTACGTTGTCATAAAGCATAAAATAGAGAAAGCGTTACCGGTATTCACGGAAACACTCACCTTTCTATTATCACGACCGGCTGGACCAACAACGCTAATGTAtattgactatatatatatatatatatatatgctcgtacgtttatatatatatatatagtcaataTACATTAGCGTTGTTGGTCCAGCCGGTCGTGATAATAGAAAGGTGAGTGTTTCCGTGACGTATGCTCGtacgtttatatatatatatatatatgctcgTACGTTTTTACCATTACTAGGAAACGGGGAGAAGTCGAATCGATGTAGTGTACAATTTTTGTGGTAATTTGtcaatgtatagatgtatctgtatactgttcttttgttgtgacctatactttacccagtgggtatatatgaatgtgtgcaataaaggtcttcattaattcatttatttcataaaaCCCTAGGAATACAATCTCTACTCTTTTAGTCACAGCAAGCCTCTTCTACGTTGTCATAAAGCATTACCCGCATTTGTTAAGAGTACGTATACTTTTATAATCACACTCTTTAGATGTTGTTCTCTTAATGACTTTTTAATAACCTTTCGTTAGCTATTGCTGTATGGCGTACTAACAGAATTCAAATAGCAACGGCCGGATATGCACAGAATTTGTCGGGAACTAATGAAAGGTACATTCTTGGATATAGGCGTGTTTCCCAGTCAACACATCCGTATATGGGCCTTTTTAAAGGTCGAACCAAAAAGGCAGGTAGGGAAGGGTGTAATTGAAAAGAtactctattctccaagcagaagttaggCCCCATATAGTTTTTGATGCCTTTTTAGGCGTTTTAGAATACATGACCTCTCATATCGTGACGATACCGGTAGAATTATGAGCAATTATAGGACGTATTAGTAACTTTGTGTTAATGGTCTTAATCCATATCAATCACATTAGGTCTCGACGCCTCAGTACGAAGTACGCCAAACTGTTTGATATGCTTCAACAAGGCTACTTTTTCCAGCCAGTAGAAAGCGCCCTCTATGTAAAAAGCACGATACTGCAGACGGCTGTCTGAACTGGAACCAAAGCATATTCCTTAATCTTGTACATTCCCGACCCAAATATCATAATAACTGAAACAATGTCAAAGATATGTTtaatcttattttattttattctatttcagacAGTTTTATTTTAGACATGTCCTTTGCAACACCGGTCACCATCAGCTCTAGGTATAAATGCAATTTGTAACATGATTAATTCCTTTCGTTTACACAGAGCTGCGAACCTAACCCTTaaatatctttttaaactttctCTTTATAATAATGGCTGTGCGCCGTAGATAGAATAGCACGATGTACGCATACTAAAAACAGACCATAACTGCATACAATGTCGATGAGACGTACTGAAAAGGAACACAACAATCTACAAATAAGTTATTCTTAGCTTCTTCACATACCCCCCACACACCAGGCAATGAGCTAACCCAAGTGCAGTACTGAATCTACGAAGGGCTATTCCAAATCGTTAGGAGGTGGTGATTCTAAAATAAAACATTCTCCTATAGCAAAGCTAAATCCGCGTCGTAGCAACTCGAACCCGACGGAACTTAGTATGCGccggttcggctctgctataaggagaatgaaaaaaaaaaaatagtgtgTGTTGAAATAATATTATTTATAAGAAGGGGAAAAAGCTACTTGAGGAAACATTTTCTAAGTCGTCCCCTCACCAACGTTTGAAATGGAAAGCCCAAACTCAATATAACAATCGTTCTTGAATTTTGTACTGAATGCAAATGTAACTTATTGTTGTTGCTACACGAGTATAAAATAAGCACACATGAAGTAACAAGGATATGATCTGCTTCTGATTTGATATTGTGTCAACGCTTTTGACCTATTCatatgatgttttgatttcaACACATGTGCATACAACTTGATGTCTTGCTCAGTATCCGTCCATAAATAAGATATGAtcagaaaaagaaatcaaaattcaGCTCCATTTTCAGCGTTATATACTGCCGATATGCAAAACGAATCTGAATATCTCCCAAACAATAAACACTATCCAAAGAAACGAAACACAGCATACAACACTGTCCATACAATAACTTATGCTTCAAAATCGTAGAAGATGGATAAGGTCCATCGCGACTTATTTCACCTTAACTGTATTCATAATTCTATCTGTGGATACAATACGTTTGATAAAAGATGTATCCGTAAACAACATTTTCTCTGTGTTTCTAAAACATGCTAAATCGCCGGCCGCGGTAATAGTTCGAGCGTTCCGCGTTTTCCGATTCCATTGTTTTCCTCTCGTTTTTCTGCGGGCTAAAGTTCGCCTTAAAACGGGACCATTTCCGAGGCACGTATTTCGTGGCTCTCGTCGATCCTTGAATATACGGTGGCGCTCCATTCACGGCGTTGCCATCAAAGTCGTCATCTTCGTCCGTTCGTTCGTCGTCGTCGGAAAGTTTCGGGTCTCCGTCGGATTCGTCTCCGTTCGGCAGAGAAGCTTCGGTAACACCCGACTGCTTCGTCTCGGCTTCGCTGTCCTCGCTTTCTGACTGGATGTTCATTCCCCTCAGATTGTCGCTAATGTTGTCAAACGTCACCCGTCGGTTTCTTACGCGGCCATTGACGCCATTTTGGCTGCCGCTGTCGCCATTTTGGCTACCGCCGTTTGGTGTTGTCTCATATTGGTCATCTGAGTCTTCTGTGTTTATCTCCGAGACTTTGTCCAAATCGAAGTCGTACCGTTTGGTGGCAACTTCATCCCACGGGTGGACACGTTGTTcgttctcttcttcttcttcttcttgcgcTTTCCACGCCTTGATAGAGTTTGACAAGTCGACGCTGAGTCGTCTACTGAAATGTTTGATGTCCGCTCTTCGCTTACTCATCCATTTTTTCGGATCGCGTTTCTTACGATTCTCAGACGCGGAGGACGAAGCTCCGTCCCCGCTTACATCAACTCCAGTGATGGTCCCCTCGCCCTCGCTTCCCGTGGATGTGATCGTAGCGCTGGATCCACTGCTGGTCATACTGTATCTCTTCCGACTTCCGTCGTATTCGTTCGTGTCTCCCACATCGCTGAACCCGTTCAGACTAGAGTCACCGCTGGACTTCTTCCGTCGAAGAGTGTCGTTCCAGGCGCTAGGCTCCTTTCCGTTTGGTTCGGAGTTTACTACAGGTAAAAGACTCAGCGTGCTTTTAGCCTTCTTCATCAGATTCTTCACTTTGAACCTAGGTTTCTTGCTATTTCCTTTCTCATCTTTTGCATCTTCTTCGTCATCTTCGTCCTCCCGGCCAGATCCACTGTCAAGCAGACTGCCCAAGCTGCTGCTGCTCAACTTAGGCTCGAGTGTCTTCTTCTCTTCGGTTGGTTCTTCGTCGTGCGCTTCTGAGACATCTTCAGCAATCGAAGCCTCTTGTCGGTTCCAACTCAAACTAAAGACGGAGAATCGCCTGTCCTTCCCGTTCCCAAGTTTACCTGAAGACGCGGCGGAACGGTCTTTGTTCTTTCCGGTGATCAAGGATTCCATGGATCTATGGAAACTTGTCGCAGGTAGgctcatttttcttttgttctttgcTTTCTTTATGTCATTTTGTGCGGCCTGTTCTTCTTCATTGGGTCTCAAAGGCAAAACCGCGGTGTCTTCAGCGCTGAAGTGTCTTTTCTTCGGTGAAGTTGGTTCGGAAGTTGTGACCTTGACATCCTCGTTCTTACTATTATCCTCCTCGTCAAGAATGGTGTCCAGGGATCGTCTGCGTTCGAAGTCACGTCCTATTTtcaggatgttatccataataCTCATCTTGCGCTTGCGCACAGGAGCTTCTTCGCTGGGAGGTTCTGCAGAAACTTCGGCGGCGGATTCTTCAGAAACCCACGCGGGGATCACGTGATCGTCACGTGATTCGGTCACGGGACTGTCACGTGA contains these protein-coding regions:
- the LOC136445570 gene encoding uncharacterized protein, translating into MTSSPDDLLTEFRFLICRLCHQPLHRPRILHCWHYFCLHCIGGHLKSNHSVQCPVCDVKTLLHNEGLGGLTHKAGGLLSRLSETWSKISVCDLETEVRHHCHYLAKTISDPLQCLVPSTRVCHSCEEYMCEDCSPLHLIEMHSEQYYLCKRHGEPELAFCEDCRVVACFICTREEHLYHDTWGLVEKAERYKTEVKELIEKCRNRRWRVEDNLEASVRKTKSEIQNEAKKALEVLTRMIKQREGELLGQVDQFAMDMWIKIHREKQNTEPQTERYDGLVTLGESLVDFGSSQEIVTTHQHLRYRLSGAIAEQSPLQVPELLRKEISFIPADLTTVEDEELIGNLNFSPESNQEQMREDSPTSDTAESRDDDAESRDSPVTESRDDHVIPAWVSEESAAEVSAEPPSEEAPVRKRKMSIMDNILKIGRDFERRRSLDTILDEEDNSKNEDVKVTTSEPTSPKKRHFSAEDTAVLPLRPNEEEQAAQNDIKKAKNKRKMSLPATSFHRSMESLITGKNKDRSAASSGKLGNGKDRRFSVFSLSWNRQEASIAEDVSEAHDEEPTEEKKTLEPKLSSSSLGSLLDSGSGREDEDDEEDAKDEKGNSKKPRFKVKNLMKKAKSTLSLLPVVNSEPNGKEPSAWNDTLRRKKSSGDSSLNGFSDVGDTNEYDGSRKRYSMTSSGSSATITSTGSEGEGTITGVDVSGDGASSSASENRKKRDPKKWMSKRRADIKHFSRRLSVDLSNSIKAWKAQEEEEEENEQRVHPWDEVATKRYDFDLDKVSEINTEDSDDQYETTPNGGSQNGDSGSQNGVNGRVRNRRVTFDNISDNLRGMNIQSESEDSEAETKQSGVTEASLPNGDESDGDPKLSDDDERTDEDDDFDGNAVNGAPPYIQGSTRATKYVPRKWSRFKANFSPQKNERKTMESENAERSNYYRGRRFSMF